In the Limanda limanda chromosome 1, fLimLim1.1, whole genome shotgun sequence genome, one interval contains:
- the LOC133007422 gene encoding zinc finger and BTB domain-containing protein 26-like — protein MSASVDTFKFHLPTHGDAILSKMNTLREDHRFCDVTLLLGGAPGTAFQPLQFHGHRVVLAASSDFLRDQFVLHEGRAELSVGVVSSVEVGERLLLSCYTGILEVPVKELVNYLTTASALQMSQVVEKCAQAVSQYLSPTLAFLNMDKRSEEKEILQPQGGWPCPSSKNQEERDEAQPNTSTQEENTDGGGKLVIQSKSGLGQGAKAESQGLREVKDKRREVGAKIQSSEDAAFCFSTRDSEDGRDIQPIAQAVHKNEQSHQVHQMSDVLRCARPEEALHSSQSPNEKLSAQLQECREQMVSGLFCSSGAHLSQGPRSGDELTEGSDYTSVQRPYLCRRCDRVFQHLESYAGHLKEHRQHLCLVCGEGFSQRSTLSHHIRVHSGVKPLRCPLCHKTFSHKAQLQDHFNLHTGEKPHTCNYCEMHFSHKPGLRRHLKEIHSKSSLQNMLEEAEQARQ, from the exons ATGTCAGCCTCCGTTGACACTTTCAAGTTTCACCTCCCCACCCACGGGGACGCCATCCTCAGCAAAATGAACACTCTCAGAGAGGATCACCGCTTCTGTGATGTCACACTCCTTCTTGGGGGGGCACCGGGCACCGCCTTCCAGCCTTTGCAATTCCACGGCCACCGTGTGGTGCTTGCGGCGTCCTCAGACTTCCTGCGTGACCAATTCGTGCTCCACGAGGGCCGGGCAGAGCTGAGCGTGGGTGTAGTTTCCAGCGTGGAGGTCGGCGAGAGACTGCTCCTGTCCTGCTACACCGGGATCCTGGAG GTCCCTGTGAAGGAGCTGGTGAACTACCTCACTACAGCCAGCGCACTTCAGATGAGCCAGGTGGTGGAGAAGTGTGCCCAGGCTGTGTCCCAGTACCTCAGTCCGACTCTGGCTTTCTTGAATATGGACAAACGATCAGAGGAGAAGGAAATCCTGCAGCCACAGGGTGGTTGGCCATGCCCCAGTTCCAAAAATCAGGAGGAAAGGGACGAAGCCCAACCCaatacaagtacccaggaagaAAACACAGACGGAGGTGGCAAGCTTGTGATTCAGTCCAAGTCGGGGCTCGGCCAAGGAGCGAAGGCGGAAAGTCAAGGACTGAGGGAGGTTAAAGATAAGAGGAGGGAGGTAGGAGCTAAAATACAGTCATCTGAAGATGCAGCCTTTTGTTTCAGTACCCGGGACTCAGAGGATGGGAGAGACATCCAGCCAATCGCCCAGGCTGTTCACAAAAATGAGCAATCCCATCAAGTTCACCAAATGTCAGATGTCCTGAGATGTGCTCGACCTGAAGAGGCGCTGCACAGCTCCCAAAGCCCGAATGAAAAACTCTCAGCTCAACTGCAAGAATGTAGGGAGCAGATGGTCTCTGGTTTATTCTGTTCCTCTGGAGCACATCTGTCACAGGGTCCCAGATCTGGAGATGAGCTGACAGAAGGTTCAGACTACACGTCAGTCCAGAGACCGTACCTGTGCAGGAGGTGTGACAGAGTCTTCCAGCACCTGGAAAGCTACGCTGGACACCTGAAGGAGCACAGACAGCACCTGTGTTTGGTGTGTGGGGAAGGCTTCTCCCAGAGGAGCACTCTGTCTCACCACATTCGTGTCCACAGCGGTGTCAAGCCTCTCAGGTGCCCGCTGTGCCACAAGACCTTTTCTCACAAGGCCCAACTGCAAGACCATTTCAACCTGCACACTGGGGAGAAGCCCCACACGTGTAACTACTGTGAAATGCACTTTTCACACAAGCCAGGCCTCAGGCGCCACCTGAAGGAAATTCATAGTAAGAGTAGCCTGCAGAACATGCTCGAGGAGGCGGAGCAGGCCCGACAATAA
- the rln1 gene encoding prorelaxin H1: MLWRLTVAVAVVCVVGMCSCVKADVMSRLMAPRDYGVKLCGREFIRAVIFTCGGSRWRRATGGDSDSFQWSSLSDITAGDSLHSWQSGAELPENRSPPQVVSSHSLADLLALYAATGERRQQPMERSVPATLLGEQDGSQEAEDWTVVSKKKRNFSLGVAGMCCSQGCTKNDIGRLC, from the exons ATGCTGTGGAGATTGACTGTTGCCGTGGCcgtggtgtgtgtggttggcATGTGCAGCTGTGTGAAGGCGGATGTCATGAGCAGGCTGATGGCGCCGAGGGACTACGGCGTGAAACTGTGCGGGAGGGAGTTCATCAGAGCCGTCATCTTCACCTGCGGAGGCTCCCGCTGGAGACGAGCCACGGGGGGGGACTCAG ATTCTTTCCAGTGGAGTTCtctcagtgacatcacagcgGGGGACAGTCTGCACAGCTGGCAAAGTGGCGCCGAGCTCCCAGAGAACCGCTCTCCTCCCCAGGTCGTCTCCTCTCACTCGCTGGCCGACCTCCTGGCTCTGTACGCGGCCACAGGGGAGCGACGGCAGCAGCCGATGGAGAGATCAGTGCCGGCCACACTATTAGGTGAGCAAGACGGGAGTCAAGAGGCGGAGGACTGGACCGTGGTgagcaagaagaagaggaacttTTCTCTGGGTGTGGCGGGAATGTGCTGTAGCCAGGGCTGCACCAAGAATGATATCGGACGATTGTGCTGA
- the jak2a gene encoding tyrosine-protein kinase JAK2a translates to MACILLTDMDPPTSGPTAQHNGLQPDPDPAMEPNPKQDEDATCLTVHLYYLGKAGGGNGATVSESVLTFPPGDYVVEELCIAAAKACGIAPVFFNLFGLMRESDKIWFPPNHIFKVNQSASEDLHFRIRYYFPGWYNNSSSFYAHRYGVSKGMESPVMDECVIAYLFFQWRSDFLNGWVQILVSHESQEECLGMAVLDMMRLAKENGQSPVDIYNDTSYKFFLPKCMRSRLQEYNILTRKRIRYRFKKFIQQFSECKATVCNLKLKYLMNLETLLPSLFSERFQVTGLATRELTIVVMGNKGIQLSKGKEEEGAKEELQTFCDFSEVIDISVKQSNKEGSAESRIVTLTKQDSKILELEFHSLSEALSFVSLVDGYYRLVADAHHYLCKEVAPPRLLECIQSYYHGPVSMDFTIGKLRRSGNHQGLYILRCSPRDYDKYFMSFVVGYEAMVDYKHCQIMRMESGEYILSGAKRSFGSLSELLHCYQKEALRTDGYTFQLTRCCPPSHKEKSNLLVCRNNQGAEVPLTPSLHKHVSQMVFHKIRKEDLTINESLGQGTFTKIFCGLRKELRDYGEIHEMDVVIKILDKAHRNYSESFFEAASMMSQLSHKHLILNYGVCVYGDENMMVQECGKFGSLDIYLKKNKSCVNITWKLEVAKQLAWAMHYLEDKNLIHGNVCAKNVLLIREEDRKTGNLPFIKLSDPGISISVLPKEVLVERIPWVPPECIENPQNLSSATDKWGFGTTLWEICSGGDKPLSTLDCSKKNLFYEDRHQLPAPKWTELANLINSCMDYEASHRPSFRAIIRDLNSLFTPDYELLVESDMLPSKTRGVGFPWSSESHEPAQFEERHLIFLKQLGKGNFGSVEMCRYDPLQDSTGEVVAVKKLQHSTAEHIRDFEREIEILKSLQHENIVQYKGVCYSAGRRNLRLVMEYLPYGSLRDYLIKHKDHFDCKKLLHYASQICKGMNYLAIKRYIHRDLATRNVLVESEMRVKIGDFGLTKVLPQDKEYYTVREPGESPIFWYAPESLTESKFSVASDVWSFGVVLYELFTCNDKNCSPPAVFMDKMGNEKQGQMIVYHLIDLLKQGYRLPAPDNCPKEIHKMMADCWNKDPGLRPTFKTLINSVESVREAKEG, encoded by the exons ATGGCCTGTATTCTGCTGACAGACATGGACCCGCCTACCTCTGGTCCCACAGCGCAGCACAATGGCCTCCAGCCTGACCCAGACCCGGCCATGGAACCAAACCCCAAACAGGACGAGGATGCCACCTGTCTTACTGTCCACCTTTACTACCTGGGGAAGGCCGGAGGAGGGAATGGGGCCACAGTCTCAGAAAGTGTGCTCACATTTCCACCAGGGGATTATGTCGTGGAGGAACTGTGCATCGCTGCGGCAAAAGCTTGTG GGATTGCTCCAGTGTTCTTCAACCTGTTTGGCCTGATGAGGGAAAGTGACAAGATATGGTTCCCTCCAAATCACATCTTTAAAGTCAACCAGTCAGCAAGTGAAGACCTGCACTTCAGAATAAG ATACTATTTTCCTGGCTGGTATAACAACAGCAGTTCATTTTATGCCCATCGTTACGGTGTGTCCAAGGGGATGGAGAGCCCTGTTATGGATGAATGTGTGATAGCATACCTGTTTTTTCAG TGGCGTAGTGACTTTCTTAATGGCTGGGTTCAAATCCTGGTAAGCCACGAGTCCCAGGAGGAGTGTCTGGGCATGGCGGTCCTGGACATGATGAGGCTCGCTAAAGAGAACGGTCAGTCCCCTGTGGACATCTACAACGATACCAG CTACAAATTCTTCCTGCCGAAGTGCATGCGGAGCCGCCTCCAGGAGTACAACATCTTGACGCGGAAAAGGATCCGCTATCGCTTCAAGAAGTTCATCCAGCAGTTCAGTGAATGCAAGGCCACGGTGTGTAACCTCAAGCTCAAATACCTGATGAACCTGGAGACGCTGCTGCCCTCCCTCTTCTCCGAGCGCTTTCAAGTCACCGGCCTAGCCACGCGCGAGCTGACCATCGTTGTCATGGGCAACAAGGGCATCCAGTTGTCGaaagggaaagaggaagagggagcaaAGGAG GAGTTACAAACATTCTGTGACTTCTCAGAAGTGATTGACATCAGCGTGAAACAGTCTAATAAGGAAGGATCTGCGGAGAGTCGCATCGTTACCCTGACAAAACAGGACAGCAAGATCCTG GAACTGGAGTTTCATTCTCTATCGGAGGCCCTGTCGTTTGTATCATTGGTTGATGGATATTACAGACTGGTGGCCGATGCCCATCATTACCTTTGTAAAGAGGTGGCTCCCCCAAGACTCCTGGAGTGCATTCAGAGTTACTACCACGGTCCTGTGTC GATGGACTTTACGATTGGTAAACTGCGTCGCTCTGGCAACCATCAAGGCCTGTACATCCTTCGCTGCAGCCCGAGAGACTACGACAAATACTTCATGTCCTTTGTTGTGGGG TATGAAGCCATGGTGGACTATAAGCACTGTCAGATCATGAGGATGGAGTCAGGAGAGTACATTCTGAGTGGAGCCAAGAGGAGCTTTGGCTCACTGAGCGAGCTTCTGCACTGCTATCAGAAGGAGGCGCTGCGCACAGACGGATACACATTTCAGCTGACCAGGTGCTGCCCCCCCAGCCACAAAG aaaaatccAACCTGCTGGTGTGTAGAAATAACCAGGGGGCAGAGGTTCCTCTGACGCCCTCCCTCCACAAACATGTCAGCCAGATGGTCTTCCACAAGATTCGAAAAGAGGACCTCACCATC AATGAAAGTCTGGGCCAAGGAACCTTCACCAAGATCTTCTGCGGGTTGAGGAAGGAGCTGAGAGATTACGGAGAGATTCATGAGATGGACGTCGTTATCAAGATCCTGGACAAGGCTCATCGCAACTATTCAGAG TCGTTCTTTGAAGCAGCCAGCATGATGAGCCAGCTCTCCCACAAGCACCTAATACTCAACTacggcgtgtgtgtgtacggcgATGAGA ATATGATGGTGCAGGAGTGTGGCAAATTTGGTTCGCTGGACATTTAcctgaaaaagaataaaagctgTGTCAACATCACATGGAAACTGGAAGTGGCCAAGCAGCTGGCCTGGGCTATGCACTACCTG GAGGACAAGAACCTCATTCACGGAAACGTCTGTGCCAAGAACGTCCTTCTGATCAGAGAGGAGGATCGCAAGACTGGCAACCTGCCGTTCATAAAGCTCAGTGATCCTGGCATCAGCATCAGTGTCCTGCCCAAAGAAG TGCTGGTAGAGCGTATCCCATGGGTCCCCCCCGAGTGCATTGAGAATCCCCAGAACCTGAGTTCAGCCACAGACAAGTGGGGCTTCGGGACGACGCTGTGGGAGATCTGCAGTGGTGGAGACAAACCACTCAGCACTCTGGATTGCTCCaag aAGAACCTCTTCTACGAGGACCGGCACCAGCTCCCAGCTCCCAAATGGACCGAGCTGGCCAACTTGATAAACAGCTGCATGGACTACGAGGCCTCACACCGGCCGTCGTTCAGAGCCATCATCAGGGATCTCAACAGCCTCTTCACACCAG ACTACGAGCTGCTGGTGGAAAGCGACATGTTACCGAGCAAGACGAGAGGCGTCGGCTTCCCGTGGTCGTCCGAGAGCCACGAGCCGGCACAGTTCGAGGAGAGACACCTCATCTTTCTCAAGCAGCTGGGCAAA GGGAACTTTGGCAGTGTGGAGATGTGCAGGTACGACCCCCTGCAGGACAGCACCGGGGAGGTGGTGGCTGtgaagaagctgcagcacaGCACGGCCGAGCACATCAGGGACTTTGAGCGGGAAATCGAGATCCTCAAATCCCTCCAGCACGAAAACATCGTCCAATACAAAGGCGTCTGCTACAGCGCAG GACGAAGGAACCTGCGGCTGGTCATGGAATACCTCCCCTACGGCAGCTTGAGAGATTATCTCATCAAACACAAGGACCACTTTGACTGCAAGAAGCTGCTGCACTACGCGTCACAGATCTGCAAG GGTATGAACTACCTCGCCATAAAGCGTTACATCCACAGAGACCTGGCCACGAGGAACGTGCTGGTGGAGAGCGAGATGAGGGTGAAGATCGGTGACTTTGGTCTGACCAAGGTGCTGCCGCAGGACAAGGAGTACTACACGGTCAGGGAGCCGGGAGAAAGCCCCATCTTCTG gtATGCTCCAGAGTCACTGACAGAAAGCAAATTCTCTGTGGCGTCGGACGTTTGGAGTTTCGGAGTCGTCCTCTACGAACTCTTCACTTGCAATGACAAGAACTGCAGCCCTCCAGCG GTGTTCATGGACAAAATGGGGAATGAAAAGCAGGGCCAGATGATCGTCTACCATCTGATCGATCTGCTGAAGCAAGGTTACAGGCTGCCGGCTCCTGACAACTGTCCCAAGGAG ATTCACAAGATGATGGCCGACTGCTGGAACAAGGACCCCGGGCTGCGGCCCACTTTCAAGACCTTAATCAACAGTGTGGAGTCGGTGCGAGAGGCCAAGGAAGGATGA